Sequence from the bacterium genome:
CCGCGTCGACCAGCTCGGCCTCGCCGAACCGGCGATCACCCGGCAGGGCCCGAACCGCATTCTCGTGGAGCTTCCCGGCATCCAGAACCCGCAAAGGGCGATCGACATCATCGGCAAGACGGCGCTGCTCGAGTTCGTCGACACCGGCACGACGTCGCTGCCGCAGGGAACCACGTACCAGGGCAACGGCGCGTGGTTGCTGCCGGACAAGACGACGACGCAGCATCTGACGAAAACAGTCATCCTGACCGGCGCCGAGTTCACCGACGCGCAGGTGCAGTTCGACCAGTTCGGGCGGCCGCAGGTCGGGTTTACCTTCAAGGGCTCGGCCGCCAAGAAGTTCGAGGACTACACGACGAGGAACGTCGGCAAGTACCTCACGATCGTCCTCGACAACTCCGTCATCAGCTCCCCGGTCATCAATTCGCCGATCCCGGGCGGCAAGGGCGTGATCGAGGGCGGCTTCACCTTGGAATCCGCGCGGGAACTGGCCGTCCTGCTGCGCGGCGGCGCGCTGCCGCTGCCGGTGCACGTCGTCGAGAACCGCACCGTCGGACCGCTGCTCGGCCGAGACTCGATCGACCGCAGCCTGCACGCCGGGTACGTCGCGGTCGTGATGGTCGCGTTGTTCATGGCGCTCTACTACCGCCTCTCCGGTCTGCTGGCCGATCTGGCGCTCGGCGTCTACACGCTGATCCTGTTCGCCCTACTCACGGCGCTCGGCGCGACGATCACGCTGCCGGGCATCGCCGGTTTCATCCTGTCTCTCGGCGTCGCCGTCGACGCGAACGTGATCATCTTCGAAAAGGTCAAGGAAGAGCTGCGCGGGCACAAGACGCTGCGCGCGTCGGTGGCGACCGGGTGGAGCCGCGCGGTCGTCACGATCTTCGACTCCAACACCACGACGCTGATCGGCGCGGCCGTGCTGCTGTGGCTGGGCACCGGACCGGTGCGCGGCTTCGCCGTGACGCTGATCCTCGGTATCCTGACCAGCATCTTCACCGCGATCGTCGTGACGCGGGTGTTCGTCGACCTGGTGCTTGAGACCGGGCTCGCCCGCCACGTGCAGGCGCTGGCGTGGACCGGCCGGCCGCGGGAGACCGCCGCGGCGGCGGGCGGCGCCGGCGGAGCGGGGGGGTAGGCCGGTGCGCGCCTTCGACATCATCGGCCGGCGGCGGTGGTGGTACGCGCTCTCGCTCGCGGTCATCATCCCGGGACTGATCGCGCTCTACGTGCACCACGTCCGCGACGGGCATGCCCTCAACTGGGGCGTCGACTTCACCGGCGGCAACTCGCTGGAATTGCGGATCGACCAGCCGTTCGCGGTCGGCGACGTGCGCGCGGTCATGGACCGCTTCGGCCTCGGGGACGCGGTCATCCAGAAGTCCGGCGACAACGAGGTGTTCATCCGCACCCGGCCGCTGTTGCAGACGCAGATGAACAACATCATCGATGCGGCCAAGTCGCGGTGGCCGTCGACGCAGATGCTGCGCGAGGACACCGTGGGTCCCGAGATCGGGGCCGAGCTCCGGAACGTCGCGATCCTCGGCGTCATCATCGGGCTCGTCCTTCAGGTCATTTTCATCTCGATCCGGTTCCGGTCGGTCCGGTTCGCGATCGCCGCGGACATCGCGCTGCTCCACGACCTGTTGGTCGTAATCGGGGCGTTCGCGCTCACCCAGCGCGAGGTGAACTCCTCGTTCCTCGCTGTGTTGCTGACGGTCGCCGGCTACTCGATCAACGACACGATCGTCATCTTCGACCGGATCCGCGAGAACCTCGGCATGCGGACCCGCGAACCGTTCGCGCACCTCGTCAACCGCAGCGTCCTGGAAGCGCTGGTGCGGTCGATCAACACCGCGATGACCGCGGTGCTCGCCATCGGCGCGGTCTACGTCTTCGGCGGCGAGACGATCCGGGACGTAGCGTTCGGCCTCGTGGTTTCGATCGTCACCGGCGGTTACTCGTCGATCTTCAACGCGAGCTGCATTTTGGTCGACTGGCACAACTGGAGCGAGCGACGCGCGCGGGCGCAGTCCGGCCGCGGCCGTCAGGTCGAGACCCCGGGTCCGATTCGGGCGGCCGCGGACGGCGCGGGCGCTCCGGAGGAAGCACCGGCCGTCGCGTCCGCTCCCGTGCGGGTGGCGGCGGCGCGGCGCCGGCGCCGCCGCCGCCGGTAGCGCATGCGCGGCGGACTCGTCCTCCTCATCGTCGTCTTCCTCGCGGCGACTATCTTCGCCGTGAGCAACACCGAGAACGTTCAGGTGATGTTCTGGCAGTGGCCCATCTACACGGGGTCGCTGGCGCTCGCGATCGTCGGCGCGGGCGTCCTCGGCGCGCTGCTCACGTTCGTGCCCTCGCTGGCGAGACACGCCCATCTGCGCGGACGGCTCCGCGACCTCGAGCGCCGCCTCGCCGCCCACGAGGCCGCCGCTGCGCCGGCGGCGCCGAACGTTCAGCCGCCCGGGACCCCGGCGGCGCCTCAG
This genomic interval carries:
- the secF gene encoding protein translocase subunit SecF; amino-acid sequence: MRAFDIIGRRRWWYALSLAVIIPGLIALYVHHVRDGHALNWGVDFTGGNSLELRIDQPFAVGDVRAVMDRFGLGDAVIQKSGDNEVFIRTRPLLQTQMNNIIDAAKSRWPSTQMLREDTVGPEIGAELRNVAILGVIIGLVLQVIFISIRFRSVRFAIAADIALLHDLLVVIGAFALTQREVNSSFLAVLLTVAGYSINDTIVIFDRIRENLGMRTREPFAHLVNRSVLEALVRSINTAMTAVLAIGAVYVFGGETIRDVAFGLVVSIVTGGYSSIFNASCILVDWHNWSERRARAQSGRGRQVETPGPIRAAADGAGAPEEAPAVASAPVRVAAARRRRRRRR
- a CDS encoding LapA family protein translates to MRGGLVLLIVVFLAATIFAVSNTENVQVMFWQWPIYTGSLALAIVGAGVLGALLTFVPSLARHAHLRGRLRDLERRLAAHEAAAAPAAPNVQPPGTPAAPQPQGDIGQTRRIW
- the secD gene encoding protein translocase subunit SecD, which gives rise to MKLSNPVRLLGVVLIALAAFLAAFQPIRLVGATPMLQTPRPHLNLGLDLQGGSHIVLQAEPTAQVQVTNDAMDGVLRIIRNRVDQLGLAEPAITRQGPNRILVELPGIQNPQRAIDIIGKTALLEFVDTGTTSLPQGTTYQGNGAWLLPDKTTTQHLTKTVILTGAEFTDAQVQFDQFGRPQVGFTFKGSAAKKFEDYTTRNVGKYLTIVLDNSVISSPVINSPIPGGKGVIEGGFTLESARELAVLLRGGALPLPVHVVENRTVGPLLGRDSIDRSLHAGYVAVVMVALFMALYYRLSGLLADLALGVYTLILFALLTALGATITLPGIAGFILSLGVAVDANVIIFEKVKEELRGHKTLRASVATGWSRAVVTIFDSNTTTLIGAAVLLWLGTGPVRGFAVTLILGILTSIFTAIVVTRVFVDLVLETGLARHVQALAWTGRPRETAAAAGGAGGAGG